Proteins co-encoded in one Dasypus novemcinctus isolate mDasNov1 chromosome 18, mDasNov1.1.hap2, whole genome shotgun sequence genomic window:
- the C18H16orf95 gene encoding uncharacterized protein C16orf95 homolog produces the protein MPAAEASPHASRAWEDDPPLGFGDRSRETAAPDPSQHPALSLPQARVLGASLFFSRSSFHTFRKEVPSPDVSPAVSAPAQVRRVPSTGGRESCCVCQVRFGGRLPVPRAEAALPYWVPLSLRPQRQVQKSGRLCTPRTSRACPCPCHHFGGCLPRPRHEVALPYWVPRILRTPRKVVTRLQSAVGIPDPAPGARSRYRGWRVCGDAHLLLKWQRLQALHRDKAPVPLLPFGLGLLGLLHALLRVVAALRQFFGV, from the exons ATGCCCGCTGCCGAGGCCAGCCCCCACGCCTCCCGCGCTTGGGAGGATGACCCCCCACTGGGGTTCGGGGACAGGAGTCGCGAGACGGCCGCCCCAGACCCTTCCCAGCATCCTGCCCTCAGTTTACCCCAAGCCCGAGTGCTGGgagcctctctcttcttttccaggaGCTCCTTTCACACCTTCCGGAAAGAGGTGCCCTCG CCTGACGTCAGCCCTGCCGTGTCCGCCCCTGCCCAGGTGCGCCGTGTCCCCAGCACTGGTGGCCGAGAGTCCTGCTGTGTGTGCCAGGTCAGGTTTGGGGGCCGCCTGCCGGTGCCCAGGGCCGAGGCAGCTCTGCCCTACTGGGTGCCCCTGTCCCTGCGCCCCCAAAGGCAG GTCCAGAAGTCGGGCCGTCTCTGCACCCCCAGGACCAGCAGGGCCTGTCCCTGCCCGTGCCACCACTTCGGGGGCTGCCTCCCGAGGCCCAGACACGAGGTGGCCCTGCCCTACTGGGTGCCGCGGATCCTGAGGACGCCCAGGAAG GTGGTGACACGGCTGCAGAGTGCTGTTGGCATCCCAG ACCCCGCGCCCGGCGCGCGCTCCCGGTACAGGGGCTGGCGGGTCTGCGGCGACGCGCACCTGCTCCTCAAGTGGCAGCGGCTGCAGGCCCTTCACCGGGACAAGGCGCCGGTGCCCCTGCTGCCCTTCGGCCTCGGCCTCCTGGGCCTCCTGCACGCTCTGCTGAGGGTCGTCGCGGCCCTTCG cCAGTTTTTTGGGGTTTGA